The sequence AGGTGACGGGGCCGGACGAGCACTCGGCCAGAGCCGTTGCCGACCCCATGGAGGCCGGTGCCGCGCTCGCGGCAGCAGGAGCCATCCGCGAAGTCGTGCGGACCAACCCGCTTCCGAACCTGTTCGCGGGCTGCGCCAGCCCGGAGCAGGGCCTGGATGTCTCCATCTTCACGGGCCCAACGCCGGGCTTGTACTTCGTCGTCGTGGACCAGCGCTTTCATCACTGCGGCGGCCCGAGCGGACGCGTCCTCGATTGGTGGGAAGTGCACGCAGTGACAGCGCAGGGAGTCGTCGTCGCCAAGGCACCGACTCGTTGATGTCCCCGGGCTTTTCTCCCAAGTTACACACAGGGGATTGACAGACGCCCGCGACACGTTTATCTGCTGTCTCAACATCAAGAGCGGCCTCCACCGGGTGGTGGTGGCCCGACAACCTGGAGTCGGACCTCCAAGGTGTCCAAACGATGCGGCTCGCGGAGAAATACCTCCCCGGGCAATCCAAGTGTCCGAAGCCACAGAGCTTCGGTGAGAGAGGGCCCCCGTGGTTCCATCCTCCCGTGCCGCATCCCTGAACGCCGCTGCTGACTTCTTCACGTCGTGCCGCCCGTCGGCCGCGTGCATGCGCCAGCCTCGCGCGGGCTGCGCTCGAATGCGCGGGCCCGGCGGCCTCCGCTAGTCCGCGTCCGCCAGGGCTTCACCCTCCTCCCAATTCCTCTCATGCCGTAGGCGCGCGTGCGCCGCGTCGGGCCTTCGTGTGCCCGGTGCGCGAGACGTGTCTGCCTTTGACTGTCTTCACGGGCCCGTGGGCCCGCTCGAGGTTCTCAGATGAGCAGCGCTCCCTTCCAGGTGATGAAGTTCGGAGGTTCCTCCGTGGGCTCGCCCCGGCGCCTCCGCCAGGTCATCGAGCTGATTTCGAAACACGCGAAGCAGGGCCCCCTCGCCGTCGTCGTCTCCGCCATGGGCGACACCACCGACTGGCTCATCGAAGCCGCGGGACTCGCCACCCAGGGAGACCTGGAGGGCGCGCAGACGGTGGTGGCACGCATCGCCCACCTCGCGAAGACGAATGCCGCCGCGTTGGCCCCGGCGCGCTCCACGGCGCTTGCGGCGCGGGTGGACACGCTGCTCGCGCCGCTGCAGCAGCTCCTCCAGGGCATCTCCCTCACCCGCGAGTGCTCCGCGCCTTCTCGCGACAGGGTGCTGTCCTTCGGCGAGCTGGTCTCCGCCACGCTCCTCGCGGAGCTGCTGACGGCGTCCGGCACGGAGGCCACGTTCCGCGACGCGCGGCAGCTGCTCGTGACGGATGACCGCTTCGGCGCGGCCCGCGTGGACGTGGCCCGGACGCGCGAACGCCTCCAGACGGCGGTGACGGGCTGGCGGACATCCGTACCCGTCATCCCCGGCTTCATCGCCGCGACGCCGGACGGGCGCACCACCACGCTCGGGCGCAACGGCTCTGACTACACGGCGGCGCTGGTGGCCCAGGGCATCGACGCGACGGAAGTCACGGTGTGGACGGACGTGCTCGGCCTGCACACCGCCGACCCGGACATCGTGACTGACGCGTACCCCGTCGCGCACCTCACGCACGCGGAGGGCCTGGAGCTGGCCGCCGTCGGCGTCCGCATGCTGCACCCGCGCACGATGATTCCGCTCATCGAGTCCGGCACCTCCCTGCGCATCCGCAACACGATGCACCCGGACCACCCCGGCACCCTCATCGACGCCATCGGCTCGCGCGACGGCCAGCGGCCCACGTGTATCGCCACCCGCGAGGAGCTGGCGCTGCTCGGCATCGAAGTGCGCAAGCTGTCCGACCAGTTCCAGCTCGGCGAGCGCGTGCTGGCCGCCCTGCGCGAGGCCGACGTCACGGTGTGGCTGTCCGCGCAGTCCTCCAATGGCCAGTCCATTGCCGTCGTCATCCCCCGGCCGGACGTCCTGCGCGCCCAGGGCGCCCTGGAGAACGAGCTGGCCCAGGAGCTCGCACGTCACGAGGTGGAGCCCCTCGCCATCCGCGAGCCGGTGACGCTGCTCTCGCTGGTGGCCGAGGCCATGGGCCACGGCGTCAACGTGGCCGGCCGCTTCTTCAGCGCACTGGGCGCCGTGGGCGTCAACGTGCGAGCGAGCGCGCAGGGCGCCAGCTCGCGCTCCATCTCCTGCGTGGTGGATGCGGCGGACACCGCCATCGCCGTGCGCACCACGCACGCGGCCTTCAACCTGGCCCACCAGCAGGTGAGCCTGTTCCTCCTCGGCCGGGGCACCGTGGGCGGACAGCTCCTGGCCCAGCTCCGCGCGCAGCAGGCGCTGCTCAAGGACAAGCACGGCATCGCGCTGCGAGTCGTGGGCATCACCGACAGCCGGCGCGCCCTGTTCGACGCGGCGGGCCTGCCGCTGGAGGGACTGGAGGAGCGGCTCTCCCGCGTGGCGCCGGTGGACGCAGCGACACGCACGCTGGTGCCGCTGCTGGACGAGCTGCGCCGGCAGCCCGTGCCCATCCTCGTGGACTGCACCGCCGCGAGCGGCATCGAGTCCCTCTATTCCGAGGCCTTCCGCCGGGGCATCCACGTGGTGGGGGCCAACAAGAAGCCGCTGGCGCTGCCATGGAACGACCGCGAGGCATTGCTCGCCGAGGCCCGCCGTCATCACGTCGCCTACCACTACGAGACGACGGTGGCGTCCAGCCTGCCCGTCATCGACACGCTGGCGAACCTCGTCCGCACGGGCGACGCCGTGCGCCTCATCACCGCGTCGCTGTCCGGCAGTCTCGGCTTCATCTGCAACGAGCTGACGGCCGGCGTGCCGCTGTCCGTCGCCGTCCGCACCGCGAAGGAGCGCGGATTCACCGAGCCGGACCCGCGAGAAGACCTGAGCGGCACGGACGTCGCGCGCAAGGCGCTCATCCTCGCCCGCGAGCTGGGGCTGCCGCTCTCGCTCTCCGACGTGGCGCTGGAGCCATTCGTCCCGGCCGAAGCGCAGGCCGGCACGTCGGTAGACGCGTTCCTCCATGGGCTGAAGTCGCTGGACGCGGACTATGCGGACCGCGTCACGCGCAGCCGGAAAGCCGGCACGGTGCTGCGCTACCTGGCGCGCATCGACCCGTCGAAGGTGGGCACCGGCTCGCCCGTCATCCGAGTGGGACCTGTCGCCGTGGAGGCCGGCCAGCCCGCGGCGGACCTGCGCGGCTCCGAGTCCTTCGTGTCCTTCACCACCACGCGCCACAGCGACTTCCCGCTCACCGTGCGCGGCGCGGGCGCGGGCGGCGCGGTGACGGCCTCGGGCGTGCTGGCCGACATCCTCCGCATCTCCCAGACGCTGCGCGGACGCTGAGGCTCTCCATGGCTCTTCAGCGAGAGAAACAACGTCCCCAGGACACCGCGCGGCCCCGTCCAGGAGACACAGCGCTTCGGCGCCGCGCCGCCTCCGAACTCCCTCCCTGTCGCTTCAACAAGAAGGACTCGCTTCCATGAAACTCGCCACCGCCCTCGTGCACGCGGGCGTGCGCCGGGACCCCACCACCGGCGCCGTCGCGGTCCCCATCTACCAGTCCGCCACCTACCAACACCCTTCCCTCGGCCAGTCCACCGGCTACGACTACTCGCGCACGAAGAACCCCACGCGCTCCGCGCTGGAGGACGCGCTGGCCCGGCTTGAGGGTGGCAGCCGGGGCCTCGCCTTCAGCTCCGGCATGGCTGCGCTGCACTGCGCGCTCGCCCTCTTCGGGCCGGAGGACCACATCCTCCTCACCGAGGACCTCTACGGCGGCACGTACCGGCTGGTGGACCGCATCCTCCACGTGCCGTTCACCTTCGTGGACACCACCAACCCGGAGGCCGTGCGCGCCGCGCTGCGCCCCAACACGCGCGCCATCCTCGTGGAGTCCCCCACCAACCCGCTGATGAAGACGGCGAACATCCCGGCCATCGCCGACATCGCGCACGCGGCCGGGGCGCTGCTCATCGTCGACAACACCTTCCTCACGCCGTGGCTCCAGCGGCCATTGGAGCTGGGCGCGGACATCGTGGTGCACAGCGCGACGAAGTACCTCGCCGGGCACAATGACGTAGTGGCGGGCGCGCTGGTGGTGCGGGACGCGGCGCTGGGCGAGCGCCTCACGTATCTCCAGAACGGCATCGGCGCGATTCTGGGCCCGCAGGATGCGTACCTCGTGATTCGCGGGCTGAAGACGCTGGCCCTGCGCATGGACAAGCACCAGACCAACGCTCGCGCGGTGGCCGCATGGCTCGCCGCGCACCCGCTGGTGGAGCAGGTCTTCTACCCGGGCGTGGGCGGCATGCTGTCGTTCAACGTCATCGAGGCGGGCCTCGTGCCTGGAGTGCTCGCCTCCGTCCAGGTCTGCCTCTTCGCCGAGTCACTCGGCGGCGTCGAGACGCTCATCACCTATCCAACGACCCAGACCCACGCCGACATCCCCGTCGCACGCCGGGAGCAACTGGGCATCTCCGACCGACTGCTTCGCCTCTCCGTAGGCATCGAGGACTGTCATGACATCATTGCCGACCTTGCCCAGGCGCTCGAAGGAGCCCGCCGTGCGAACCCGCTTCGCGACGCGCTTGCTGCACACGGGTCATGAAACCGACCCCGCCACCGGCGCGGCGGCGGTGCCCATCTACCAGGTGTCCATGTTCGACCAGCCAGGACTCGAGCAGCCCGGCGAGTTCGACTACGCGCGCTCCGGCAACCCCACGCGCAAGGCGCTGGAGGGCGTGCTCGCCGAGTTGGACGAGGCCCACGCCGCGTTCGCCTTCGGCTCCGGCATGGCCGCCATCTCCACGGTGCTGATGCTGTTCAGCGCTGGGGACCATCTCGTCGTCACCGACGACTGCTACGGCGGCACCTACCGCGTGCTGACCCGCGTGTTCAGCCGCTTCGGGCTCAAGGCCACCTTCGTGGACACGAGCAATCCGGACGCGGTGCGCGCCGCCATCCGCCCCAACACCAAGGCGCTGCTGGTGGAGAGCGTCAGCAACCCGTTCCTCAGGCGCACGGACATCACCACCATGTCCATCATCGCGCGCTCGTGCGGGGCGCTGCTCATCGTCGACAACACGTTCCTGTCGCCGTACGTGTCCCGGCCGCTCACCGAGGGCGCGGACATCGTGGTGCACAGCGCGACGAAGTACCTCGGCGGGCACAGCGACGTCGTCGCGGGCACGGTGGCGGTGAAGACGCCGGCGCTGGCGAAGGAGGTCTACTTCCTCCAGAACGCGGTGGGCGCGGTGCTGGGGCCGCAGGACTGCTTCCTGCTCCAGCGCGGCATCAAGACGCTGGGCGTGCGCCTGGAGCGGCAGGTGCGGACGGCGGCGGGGCTCGCTCGCTGGCTCACTGACAGGCCCGAGGTGCGGGAGGTCTTCTATCCGGGCATCGGCGCGGTGGTGTCGTTCCGGCTCGCACGCGATGAATGGGCGGCGCCCTTCGTGGAGGCGCTCCAGCTTCCGCTGCTCGGCGTGTCGT comes from Pyxidicoccus parkwaysis and encodes:
- the thrA gene encoding bifunctional aspartate kinase/homoserine dehydrogenase I, which produces MSSAPFQVMKFGGSSVGSPRRLRQVIELISKHAKQGPLAVVVSAMGDTTDWLIEAAGLATQGDLEGAQTVVARIAHLAKTNAAALAPARSTALAARVDTLLAPLQQLLQGISLTRECSAPSRDRVLSFGELVSATLLAELLTASGTEATFRDARQLLVTDDRFGAARVDVARTRERLQTAVTGWRTSVPVIPGFIAATPDGRTTTLGRNGSDYTAALVAQGIDATEVTVWTDVLGLHTADPDIVTDAYPVAHLTHAEGLELAAVGVRMLHPRTMIPLIESGTSLRIRNTMHPDHPGTLIDAIGSRDGQRPTCIATREELALLGIEVRKLSDQFQLGERVLAALREADVTVWLSAQSSNGQSIAVVIPRPDVLRAQGALENELAQELARHEVEPLAIREPVTLLSLVAEAMGHGVNVAGRFFSALGAVGVNVRASAQGASSRSISCVVDAADTAIAVRTTHAAFNLAHQQVSLFLLGRGTVGGQLLAQLRAQQALLKDKHGIALRVVGITDSRRALFDAAGLPLEGLEERLSRVAPVDAATRTLVPLLDELRRQPVPILVDCTAASGIESLYSEAFRRGIHVVGANKKPLALPWNDREALLAEARRHHVAYHYETTVASSLPVIDTLANLVRTGDAVRLITASLSGSLGFICNELTAGVPLSVAVRTAKERGFTEPDPREDLSGTDVARKALILARELGLPLSLSDVALEPFVPAEAQAGTSVDAFLHGLKSLDADYADRVTRSRKAGTVLRYLARIDPSKVGTGSPVIRVGPVAVEAGQPAADLRGSESFVSFTTTRHSDFPLTVRGAGAGGAVTASGVLADILRISQTLRGR
- a CDS encoding aminotransferase class I/II-fold pyridoxal phosphate-dependent enzyme is translated as MKLATALVHAGVRRDPTTGAVAVPIYQSATYQHPSLGQSTGYDYSRTKNPTRSALEDALARLEGGSRGLAFSSGMAALHCALALFGPEDHILLTEDLYGGTYRLVDRILHVPFTFVDTTNPEAVRAALRPNTRAILVESPTNPLMKTANIPAIADIAHAAGALLIVDNTFLTPWLQRPLELGADIVVHSATKYLAGHNDVVAGALVVRDAALGERLTYLQNGIGAILGPQDAYLVIRGLKTLALRMDKHQTNARAVAAWLAAHPLVEQVFYPGVGGMLSFNVIEAGLVPGVLASVQVCLFAESLGGVETLITYPTTQTHADIPVARREQLGISDRLLRLSVGIEDCHDIIADLAQALEGARRANPLRDALAAHGS
- a CDS encoding trans-sulfuration enzyme family protein; the protein is MTSLPTLPRRSKEPAVRTRFATRLLHTGHETDPATGAAAVPIYQVSMFDQPGLEQPGEFDYARSGNPTRKALEGVLAELDEAHAAFAFGSGMAAISTVLMLFSAGDHLVVTDDCYGGTYRVLTRVFSRFGLKATFVDTSNPDAVRAAIRPNTKALLVESVSNPFLRRTDITTMSIIARSCGALLIVDNTFLSPYVSRPLTEGADIVVHSATKYLGGHSDVVAGTVAVKTPALAKEVYFLQNAVGAVLGPQDCFLLQRGIKTLGVRLERQVRTAAGLARWLTDRPEVREVFYPGIGAVVSFRLARDEWAAPFVEALQLPLLGVSLGAVESIVTVPARHSHASVPPAERQRRGITDGLIRFSVGLEDLEDLQEDLALALGQAVRVAA